The Mercurialis annua linkage group LG2, ddMerAnnu1.2, whole genome shotgun sequence genome contains a region encoding:
- the LOC126669176 gene encoding probable protein phosphatase 2C 60 isoform X2, with the protein MGIYLSTPKTDKFSEDGENDKLRFGLSSMQGWRATMEDAHAALPDLDATTSFFGVYDGHGGKVVAKFCAKFLHQQVLKSETYLAGDIGTSLQKAFFRMDEMMRGQRGWRELAVLGDKINKFTGMIEGLIWSPRGSSDSNDQPDDWAFEEGPHSDFPGPTSGCTACVAIIRNSQLVVSNAGDSRCVISRKGQAYNLSRDHKPDLEAERDRILKAGGFIHAGRVNGSLNLARAIGDMEFKQNKFLPAEKQIVTANPDINTVELCDDDEFMVLACDGIWDCLSSQQLVDFIHEQFKTESKLSVVCERVLDRCLAPSTAGGEGCDNMTMILVQFKKPIQQIASADQQSSQAESAAAESRPQENESN; encoded by the exons ATGGGTATATACTTGAGCACTCCGAAAACAGATAAGTTTTCTGAGGATGGTGAGAATGATAAGCTCAGATTTGGTCTGTCATCCATGCAAGGTTGGCGGGCTACAATGGAAGATGCT CATGCTGCGCTCCCTGATCTGGATGCTACCACTTCATTCTTTGGTGTTTATGATGGCCATGGAG GTAAAGTAGTTGCAAAGTTCTGTGCTAAGTTTCTTCATCAGCAGGTTCTCAAGAGTGAAACATATTTAGCTGGAGATATTGGAACTTCTCTGCAGAAAGCTTTTTTCAG AATGGATGAGATGATGCGTGGGCAAAGAGGATGGCGTGAATTGGCTGTTTTGGGTGACAAAATAAACAAGTTTACTGGTATGATAGAAGGGCTGATATGGTCTCCAAGGGGTAGTAGTGATAGTAATGATCAACCTGATGATTGGGCTTTCGAAGAG GGCCCCCACTCTGATTTCCCTGGGCCAACTTCTGGGTGCACAGCTTGTGTTGCAATTATTAGGAACAGCCAACTCGTGGTATCGAATGCTGGAGATTCTAGATGTGTCATATCTAGAAAGGGTCAG GCATATAATCTGTCTAGAGATCACAAACCTGATCTTGAAGCTGAGAGAGACAGGATTCTAAAGGCCGGTGGTTTCATACATGCAGGACGGGTGAACGGGAGTTTAAATCTTGCAAGGGCAATAG GTGACATGGAATTCAAGCAGAACAAATTTTTGCCTGCTGAAAAGCAAATTGTAACAGCCAATCCAGATATTAACACA GTTGAGCTTTGTGACGATGATGAATTCATGGTGTTAGCATGTGATGGAATATG GGACTGTTTGTCAAGCCAGCAGTTAGTAGATTTCATTCATGAGCAATTCAAGACA GAAAGCAAACTCTCCGTAGTATGTGAGAGAGTACTCGATAGGTGTTTGGCGCCGTCAACAGCTGGGGGCGAAGGTTGCGACAACATGACGATGATCTTGGTACAGTTCAAGAAACCTATCCAGCAGATCGCCTCCGCCGACCAACAATCCTCACAAGCTGAATCTGCCGCGGCTGAATCTAGACCACAAGAAAATGAATCAAATTAG
- the LOC126669176 gene encoding probable protein phosphatase 2C 60 isoform X1 yields the protein MYNQELLSVVIEMGIYLSTPKTDKFSEDGENDKLRFGLSSMQGWRATMEDAHAALPDLDATTSFFGVYDGHGGKVVAKFCAKFLHQQVLKSETYLAGDIGTSLQKAFFRMDEMMRGQRGWRELAVLGDKINKFTGMIEGLIWSPRGSSDSNDQPDDWAFEEGPHSDFPGPTSGCTACVAIIRNSQLVVSNAGDSRCVISRKGQAYNLSRDHKPDLEAERDRILKAGGFIHAGRVNGSLNLARAIGDMEFKQNKFLPAEKQIVTANPDINTVELCDDDEFMVLACDGIWDCLSSQQLVDFIHEQFKTESKLSVVCERVLDRCLAPSTAGGEGCDNMTMILVQFKKPIQQIASADQQSSQAESAAAESRPQENESN from the exons ATGTATAATCAAGAGCTATTAAGTGTTGTG ATAGAGATGGGTATATACTTGAGCACTCCGAAAACAGATAAGTTTTCTGAGGATGGTGAGAATGATAAGCTCAGATTTGGTCTGTCATCCATGCAAGGTTGGCGGGCTACAATGGAAGATGCT CATGCTGCGCTCCCTGATCTGGATGCTACCACTTCATTCTTTGGTGTTTATGATGGCCATGGAG GTAAAGTAGTTGCAAAGTTCTGTGCTAAGTTTCTTCATCAGCAGGTTCTCAAGAGTGAAACATATTTAGCTGGAGATATTGGAACTTCTCTGCAGAAAGCTTTTTTCAG AATGGATGAGATGATGCGTGGGCAAAGAGGATGGCGTGAATTGGCTGTTTTGGGTGACAAAATAAACAAGTTTACTGGTATGATAGAAGGGCTGATATGGTCTCCAAGGGGTAGTAGTGATAGTAATGATCAACCTGATGATTGGGCTTTCGAAGAG GGCCCCCACTCTGATTTCCCTGGGCCAACTTCTGGGTGCACAGCTTGTGTTGCAATTATTAGGAACAGCCAACTCGTGGTATCGAATGCTGGAGATTCTAGATGTGTCATATCTAGAAAGGGTCAG GCATATAATCTGTCTAGAGATCACAAACCTGATCTTGAAGCTGAGAGAGACAGGATTCTAAAGGCCGGTGGTTTCATACATGCAGGACGGGTGAACGGGAGTTTAAATCTTGCAAGGGCAATAG GTGACATGGAATTCAAGCAGAACAAATTTTTGCCTGCTGAAAAGCAAATTGTAACAGCCAATCCAGATATTAACACA GTTGAGCTTTGTGACGATGATGAATTCATGGTGTTAGCATGTGATGGAATATG GGACTGTTTGTCAAGCCAGCAGTTAGTAGATTTCATTCATGAGCAATTCAAGACA GAAAGCAAACTCTCCGTAGTATGTGAGAGAGTACTCGATAGGTGTTTGGCGCCGTCAACAGCTGGGGGCGAAGGTTGCGACAACATGACGATGATCTTGGTACAGTTCAAGAAACCTATCCAGCAGATCGCCTCCGCCGACCAACAATCCTCACAAGCTGAATCTGCCGCGGCTGAATCTAGACCACAAGAAAATGAATCAAATTAG